The following proteins are co-located in the Betta splendens chromosome 9, fBetSpl5.4, whole genome shotgun sequence genome:
- the slc2a11b gene encoding solute carrier family 2, facilitated glucose transporter member 11b isoform X4 → MFTLGGFIGVTIGGTLSVKLGRKGTLLTNNIFALLAALLMGLSYPTGWFELLIVGRLLTGINAGIAICVQPLYLGEIAPTAFRGAMGMGTSIFITGGILTGQVVGLKELLGREEYWPILLSTTCIPAILQLLILPWFPESPRYLLIDKGDSEGCKKALKQLHGVADCDGEREDIEKEKNNLVGVQARKPWQLLSDGSVRGQLITIILLNAAQQLNGINAIYFYADYVFKQSGIPVDKIPYVTVGTGACECITALTCGMLIECLGRKVLITGGYTLMSICCVLFTITLSYQNASPVVPYLSMACVFAFILSFGLGPGGVTNILTTELFTQTSRPAAYMIAGSVNWFSFFFIGLLFPFIVIGLQQYCFLVFLVICSLVVVYICLVVPETKNKTFLEIQNEFQSSNGSKVSSTDGAGTTLLSTTSI, encoded by the exons ATGTTCACCTTAGGAGGATTCATAGGAGTCACAATTGGTGGGACATTGTCAGTAAAGCTGGGGAG GAAAGGGACATTGTTGACCAACAACATATTTGCATTGCTGGCGGCTCTGCTGATGGGCCTGAGTTACCCCACGGGCTGGTTTGAGTTGCTCATCGTTGGACGTCTCCTCACTGGGATAAATGCAG GCATAGCCATTTGTGTGCAGCCTCTATATTTGGGGGAAATCGCTCCGACGGCGTTCCGCGGTGCAATGGGGATGGGGACTTCCATTTTCATCACTGGAGGGATCTTGACTGGACAAGTTGTCGGCCTCAA GGAGCTCCTGGGCAGAGAGGAGTACTGGCCCATCCTGCTCTCCACCACGTGCATCCCAGccatcctgcagctcctcatcctGCCCTGGTTCCCCGAGAGCCCGCGTTATCTGCTCATTGACAAGGGAGACAGCGAGGGCTGCAAGAAAG CCCTGAAGCAGCTGCACGGCGTTGCTGACTGCGACGGCGAACGGGAGGACATTGAGAAGGAGAAGAACAACCTAGTGGGAGTCCAGGCCAGGAAGCCGTGGCAGCTCCTGTCTGACGGCAGCGTGCGAGGGCAGCTGATCACCATCATACTCCTGAACGCAGCGCAGCAGCTGAACGGCATCAATGCT ATTTACTTCTACGCCGACTATGTTTTCAAGCAGTCTGGTATCCCCGTTGATAAAATACCATATGTGACTGTCGGCACCGGTGCCTGTGAATGCATCACAGCTTTAACCTGC GGCATGCTCATCGAATGTCTGGGAAGGAAAGTGCTCATCACAGGAGGATACACGCTGATGAGCATCTGCTGCGTTTTGTTCACAATCACACTCAGTTACCAG AACGCCAGCCCCGTTGTCCCGTACTTGAGCATGGCCTGTGTTTTTGCCTTCATCCTGAGCTTTGGCTTGGGACCAG GCGGCGTGACCAACATCTTGACCACTGAGCTGTTCACGCAGACCTCGCGCCCGGCGGCCTACATGATTGCCGGCTCAGTGAACtggttcagcttcttcttcatcgGCCTGCTGTTTCCTTTCATCGTG ATCGGGCTGCAGCAGTACTGCTTCCTGGTGTTCCTGGTCATCTGCTCCTTAGTGGTGGTTTACATTTGCCTTGTGGTCCCTGAAACCAAGAACAAGACCTTCCTGGAAATCCAAAACGAGTTCCAGTCGTCCAACGGCAGCAAGGTCAGCAGCACCGATGGAGCCGGGACGACGCTCCTGTCGACAACCTCCATATGA
- the slc2a11b gene encoding solute carrier family 2, facilitated glucose transporter member 11b isoform X1, whose translation MSKDFMDEYEPLLKKEIKTRKWPKLPNKSLLLAACAACIGGTFQYGYNISVINAPTVYVQNFLNQTWRERYQTDVSPDFITLLWSIIVSMFTLGGFIGVTIGGTLSVKLGRKGTLLTNNIFALLAALLMGLSYPTGWFELLIVGRLLTGINAGIAICVQPLYLGEIAPTAFRGAMGMGTSIFITGGILTGQVVGLKELLGREEYWPILLSTTCIPAILQLLILPWFPESPRYLLIDKGDSEGCKKALKQLHGVADCDGEREDIEKEKNNLVGVQARKPWQLLSDGSVRGQLITIILLNAAQQLNGINAIYFYADYVFKQSGIPVDKIPYVTVGTGACECITALTCGMLIECLGRKVLITGGYTLMSICCVLFTITLSYQNASPVVPYLSMACVFAFILSFGLGPGGVTNILTTELFTQTSRPAAYMIAGSVNWFSFFFIGLLFPFIVIGLQQYCFLVFLVICSLVVVYICLVVPETKNKTFLEIQNEFQSSNGSKVSSTDGAGTTLLSTTSI comes from the exons ATGTCAAAAGACTTTATGGATGAATACGAACCTCTGCtcaaaaaagaaatcaaaactAGAAAATGGCCAAAG CTTCCAAACAAATCTCTTCTCCTCGCCGCCTGCGCCGCCTGCATAGGAGGAACCTTCCAGTATGGATATAATATATCCGTCATCAACGCGCCCACAGTG TATGTTCAGAATTTCCTCAACCAGACCTGGAGAGAACGTTACCAAACCGACGTGTCTCCTGATTTCATCACCCTCCTGTGGTCCATCATAGTGTCTATGTTCACCTTAGGAGGATTCATAGGAGTCACAATTGGTGGGACATTGTCAGTAAAGCTGGGGAG GAAAGGGACATTGTTGACCAACAACATATTTGCATTGCTGGCGGCTCTGCTGATGGGCCTGAGTTACCCCACGGGCTGGTTTGAGTTGCTCATCGTTGGACGTCTCCTCACTGGGATAAATGCAG GCATAGCCATTTGTGTGCAGCCTCTATATTTGGGGGAAATCGCTCCGACGGCGTTCCGCGGTGCAATGGGGATGGGGACTTCCATTTTCATCACTGGAGGGATCTTGACTGGACAAGTTGTCGGCCTCAA GGAGCTCCTGGGCAGAGAGGAGTACTGGCCCATCCTGCTCTCCACCACGTGCATCCCAGccatcctgcagctcctcatcctGCCCTGGTTCCCCGAGAGCCCGCGTTATCTGCTCATTGACAAGGGAGACAGCGAGGGCTGCAAGAAAG CCCTGAAGCAGCTGCACGGCGTTGCTGACTGCGACGGCGAACGGGAGGACATTGAGAAGGAGAAGAACAACCTAGTGGGAGTCCAGGCCAGGAAGCCGTGGCAGCTCCTGTCTGACGGCAGCGTGCGAGGGCAGCTGATCACCATCATACTCCTGAACGCAGCGCAGCAGCTGAACGGCATCAATGCT ATTTACTTCTACGCCGACTATGTTTTCAAGCAGTCTGGTATCCCCGTTGATAAAATACCATATGTGACTGTCGGCACCGGTGCCTGTGAATGCATCACAGCTTTAACCTGC GGCATGCTCATCGAATGTCTGGGAAGGAAAGTGCTCATCACAGGAGGATACACGCTGATGAGCATCTGCTGCGTTTTGTTCACAATCACACTCAGTTACCAG AACGCCAGCCCCGTTGTCCCGTACTTGAGCATGGCCTGTGTTTTTGCCTTCATCCTGAGCTTTGGCTTGGGACCAG GCGGCGTGACCAACATCTTGACCACTGAGCTGTTCACGCAGACCTCGCGCCCGGCGGCCTACATGATTGCCGGCTCAGTGAACtggttcagcttcttcttcatcgGCCTGCTGTTTCCTTTCATCGTG ATCGGGCTGCAGCAGTACTGCTTCCTGGTGTTCCTGGTCATCTGCTCCTTAGTGGTGGTTTACATTTGCCTTGTGGTCCCTGAAACCAAGAACAAGACCTTCCTGGAAATCCAAAACGAGTTCCAGTCGTCCAACGGCAGCAAGGTCAGCAGCACCGATGGAGCCGGGACGACGCTCCTGTCGACAACCTCCATATGA
- the slc2a11b gene encoding solute carrier family 2, facilitated glucose transporter member 11b isoform X2 codes for MNFSEGSAEVEKKELPNKSLLLAACAACIGGTFQYGYNISVINAPTVYVQNFLNQTWRERYQTDVSPDFITLLWSIIVSMFTLGGFIGVTIGGTLSVKLGRKGTLLTNNIFALLAALLMGLSYPTGWFELLIVGRLLTGINAGIAICVQPLYLGEIAPTAFRGAMGMGTSIFITGGILTGQVVGLKELLGREEYWPILLSTTCIPAILQLLILPWFPESPRYLLIDKGDSEGCKKALKQLHGVADCDGEREDIEKEKNNLVGVQARKPWQLLSDGSVRGQLITIILLNAAQQLNGINAIYFYADYVFKQSGIPVDKIPYVTVGTGACECITALTCGMLIECLGRKVLITGGYTLMSICCVLFTITLSYQNASPVVPYLSMACVFAFILSFGLGPGGVTNILTTELFTQTSRPAAYMIAGSVNWFSFFFIGLLFPFIVIGLQQYCFLVFLVICSLVVVYICLVVPETKNKTFLEIQNEFQSSNGSKVSSTDGAGTTLLSTTSI; via the exons ATGAACTTTAGTGAGGGATCAGCGGAGGTAGAGAAGAAGGAG CTTCCAAACAAATCTCTTCTCCTCGCCGCCTGCGCCGCCTGCATAGGAGGAACCTTCCAGTATGGATATAATATATCCGTCATCAACGCGCCCACAGTG TATGTTCAGAATTTCCTCAACCAGACCTGGAGAGAACGTTACCAAACCGACGTGTCTCCTGATTTCATCACCCTCCTGTGGTCCATCATAGTGTCTATGTTCACCTTAGGAGGATTCATAGGAGTCACAATTGGTGGGACATTGTCAGTAAAGCTGGGGAG GAAAGGGACATTGTTGACCAACAACATATTTGCATTGCTGGCGGCTCTGCTGATGGGCCTGAGTTACCCCACGGGCTGGTTTGAGTTGCTCATCGTTGGACGTCTCCTCACTGGGATAAATGCAG GCATAGCCATTTGTGTGCAGCCTCTATATTTGGGGGAAATCGCTCCGACGGCGTTCCGCGGTGCAATGGGGATGGGGACTTCCATTTTCATCACTGGAGGGATCTTGACTGGACAAGTTGTCGGCCTCAA GGAGCTCCTGGGCAGAGAGGAGTACTGGCCCATCCTGCTCTCCACCACGTGCATCCCAGccatcctgcagctcctcatcctGCCCTGGTTCCCCGAGAGCCCGCGTTATCTGCTCATTGACAAGGGAGACAGCGAGGGCTGCAAGAAAG CCCTGAAGCAGCTGCACGGCGTTGCTGACTGCGACGGCGAACGGGAGGACATTGAGAAGGAGAAGAACAACCTAGTGGGAGTCCAGGCCAGGAAGCCGTGGCAGCTCCTGTCTGACGGCAGCGTGCGAGGGCAGCTGATCACCATCATACTCCTGAACGCAGCGCAGCAGCTGAACGGCATCAATGCT ATTTACTTCTACGCCGACTATGTTTTCAAGCAGTCTGGTATCCCCGTTGATAAAATACCATATGTGACTGTCGGCACCGGTGCCTGTGAATGCATCACAGCTTTAACCTGC GGCATGCTCATCGAATGTCTGGGAAGGAAAGTGCTCATCACAGGAGGATACACGCTGATGAGCATCTGCTGCGTTTTGTTCACAATCACACTCAGTTACCAG AACGCCAGCCCCGTTGTCCCGTACTTGAGCATGGCCTGTGTTTTTGCCTTCATCCTGAGCTTTGGCTTGGGACCAG GCGGCGTGACCAACATCTTGACCACTGAGCTGTTCACGCAGACCTCGCGCCCGGCGGCCTACATGATTGCCGGCTCAGTGAACtggttcagcttcttcttcatcgGCCTGCTGTTTCCTTTCATCGTG ATCGGGCTGCAGCAGTACTGCTTCCTGGTGTTCCTGGTCATCTGCTCCTTAGTGGTGGTTTACATTTGCCTTGTGGTCCCTGAAACCAAGAACAAGACCTTCCTGGAAATCCAAAACGAGTTCCAGTCGTCCAACGGCAGCAAGGTCAGCAGCACCGATGGAGCCGGGACGACGCTCCTGTCGACAACCTCCATATGA
- the slc2a11b gene encoding solute carrier family 2, facilitated glucose transporter member 11b isoform X3, with protein sequence MLRFFKLPNKSLLLAACAACIGGTFQYGYNISVINAPTVYVQNFLNQTWRERYQTDVSPDFITLLWSIIVSMFTLGGFIGVTIGGTLSVKLGRKGTLLTNNIFALLAALLMGLSYPTGWFELLIVGRLLTGINAGIAICVQPLYLGEIAPTAFRGAMGMGTSIFITGGILTGQVVGLKELLGREEYWPILLSTTCIPAILQLLILPWFPESPRYLLIDKGDSEGCKKALKQLHGVADCDGEREDIEKEKNNLVGVQARKPWQLLSDGSVRGQLITIILLNAAQQLNGINAIYFYADYVFKQSGIPVDKIPYVTVGTGACECITALTCGMLIECLGRKVLITGGYTLMSICCVLFTITLSYQNASPVVPYLSMACVFAFILSFGLGPGGVTNILTTELFTQTSRPAAYMIAGSVNWFSFFFIGLLFPFIVIGLQQYCFLVFLVICSLVVVYICLVVPETKNKTFLEIQNEFQSSNGSKVSSTDGAGTTLLSTTSI encoded by the exons ATGTTACGCTTTTTTAAA CTTCCAAACAAATCTCTTCTCCTCGCCGCCTGCGCCGCCTGCATAGGAGGAACCTTCCAGTATGGATATAATATATCCGTCATCAACGCGCCCACAGTG TATGTTCAGAATTTCCTCAACCAGACCTGGAGAGAACGTTACCAAACCGACGTGTCTCCTGATTTCATCACCCTCCTGTGGTCCATCATAGTGTCTATGTTCACCTTAGGAGGATTCATAGGAGTCACAATTGGTGGGACATTGTCAGTAAAGCTGGGGAG GAAAGGGACATTGTTGACCAACAACATATTTGCATTGCTGGCGGCTCTGCTGATGGGCCTGAGTTACCCCACGGGCTGGTTTGAGTTGCTCATCGTTGGACGTCTCCTCACTGGGATAAATGCAG GCATAGCCATTTGTGTGCAGCCTCTATATTTGGGGGAAATCGCTCCGACGGCGTTCCGCGGTGCAATGGGGATGGGGACTTCCATTTTCATCACTGGAGGGATCTTGACTGGACAAGTTGTCGGCCTCAA GGAGCTCCTGGGCAGAGAGGAGTACTGGCCCATCCTGCTCTCCACCACGTGCATCCCAGccatcctgcagctcctcatcctGCCCTGGTTCCCCGAGAGCCCGCGTTATCTGCTCATTGACAAGGGAGACAGCGAGGGCTGCAAGAAAG CCCTGAAGCAGCTGCACGGCGTTGCTGACTGCGACGGCGAACGGGAGGACATTGAGAAGGAGAAGAACAACCTAGTGGGAGTCCAGGCCAGGAAGCCGTGGCAGCTCCTGTCTGACGGCAGCGTGCGAGGGCAGCTGATCACCATCATACTCCTGAACGCAGCGCAGCAGCTGAACGGCATCAATGCT ATTTACTTCTACGCCGACTATGTTTTCAAGCAGTCTGGTATCCCCGTTGATAAAATACCATATGTGACTGTCGGCACCGGTGCCTGTGAATGCATCACAGCTTTAACCTGC GGCATGCTCATCGAATGTCTGGGAAGGAAAGTGCTCATCACAGGAGGATACACGCTGATGAGCATCTGCTGCGTTTTGTTCACAATCACACTCAGTTACCAG AACGCCAGCCCCGTTGTCCCGTACTTGAGCATGGCCTGTGTTTTTGCCTTCATCCTGAGCTTTGGCTTGGGACCAG GCGGCGTGACCAACATCTTGACCACTGAGCTGTTCACGCAGACCTCGCGCCCGGCGGCCTACATGATTGCCGGCTCAGTGAACtggttcagcttcttcttcatcgGCCTGCTGTTTCCTTTCATCGTG ATCGGGCTGCAGCAGTACTGCTTCCTGGTGTTCCTGGTCATCTGCTCCTTAGTGGTGGTTTACATTTGCCTTGTGGTCCCTGAAACCAAGAACAAGACCTTCCTGGAAATCCAAAACGAGTTCCAGTCGTCCAACGGCAGCAAGGTCAGCAGCACCGATGGAGCCGGGACGACGCTCCTGTCGACAACCTCCATATGA